A genomic stretch from Gorilla gorilla gorilla isolate KB3781 chromosome 20, NHGRI_mGorGor1-v2.1_pri, whole genome shotgun sequence includes:
- the ZNF296 gene encoding zinc finger protein 296 translates to MSRRKAGSAPRRVEPAPAANPDDEMEMQDLVIELKPEPDAQPQQAPRLGPFSPKEVSSAGRFGGEPHHSPGPMPAGAALLALGARNPWTLWTPLTPNLPDRQPWTDKHPDLLTCGRCLQTFPLEAITAFMDHKKLGCQLFRGPSRGQGSVREELKALSCLRCGKQFTVAWKLLRHAQWDHGLSIYQTESEAPEAPLLGLAEVAAAVSAVVGPAAEAKSPRASGSGPTRRSPTCPVCKKTLSSFSNLKVHMRSHTGERPYACDQCPYACAQSSKLNRHKKTHRQVPPQSPLMADTSQEQASAAPPEPAVHAAAPTSTLPCSGGEGAGAAATAGVQEPGAPGSGAQAGPGGDTWGAITTEQRTDPANSQKASPKKMPKSGGKSRGPGGSCEFCGKHFTNSSNLTVHRRSHTGERPYTCEFCNYACAQSSKLNRHRRMHGMTPGSTRFECPHCHVPFGLRATLDKHLRQKHPEAAGEA, encoded by the exons ATGTCCCGCCGCAAGGCCGGCAGCGCGCCCCGCCGAGTAGAGCCCGCGCCCGCCGCCAACCCAGACGACGAGATGGAAATGCAGGACCTCGTCATCGAACTCAAGCCCGAGCCAGACGCGCAGCCCCAACAGGCCCCAAGGCTGGGGCCCTTCTCCCCGAAGGAGGTGTCCTCGGCGGGGCGGTTCGGTGGCGAACCCCACCACTCCCCTGGCCCCATGCCCGCCGGGGCCGCCCTCCTCGCCCTCGGCGCGCGGAACCCGTGGACCCTGTGGACGCCGTTGACCCCGAACCTTCCCG ACCGCCAGCCCTGGACCGACAAACACCCAGATCTGTTGACCTGCGGCCGCTGCCTGCAGACCTTCCCGTTGGAGGCCATCACTGCCTTCATGGACCACAAGAAGCTGGGCTGTCAGCTCTTCAGAGGCCCCAGCCGCGGCCAGGGCTCAG TACGAGAGGAGCTGAAGGCCTTGAGCTGCCTGCGCTGTGGCAAACAGTTCACAGTGGCCTGGAAGCTGCTGCGTCACGCCCAGTGGGACCACGGACTGTCCATCTACCAGACAGAATCAGAGGCCCCGGAGGCCCCGCTCCTGGGCCTGGCCGAGGTGGCTGCAGCCGTGTCGGCGGTGGTGGGGCCAGCAGCTGAGGCCAAGAGCCCCCGTGCAAGTGGCAGCGGCCCCACCCGGCGGAGCCCCACCTGTCCTGTGTGCAAGAAGACCCTCAGCTCCTTCAGCAACCTCAAAGTGCACATGCGCTCACACACAGGTGAGCGGCCCTATGCTTGCGACCAGTGTCCCTACGCCTGCGCCCAGAGCAGCAAGCTCAACCGCCACAAGAAGACCCACCGGCAGGTGCCGCCCCAGAGCCCCCTCATGGCCGACACCAGCCAGGAGCAGGCCTCTGCGGCCCCTCCAGAGCCGGCTGTCCATGCTGCTGCCCCCACCAGCACCCTCCCATGCAGCGGTGGTGAGGGGGCTGGAGCCGCCGCCACAGCAGGTGTCCAGGAACCCGGGGCTCCTGGCAGTGGGGCTCAAGCCGGCCCTGGTGGAGACACTTGGGGAGCCATCACCACGGAACAGAGAACTGACCCTGCAAACAGCCAGAAGGCATCACCCAAAAAGATGCCCAAGTCAGGGGGCAAAAGCCGCGGGCCCGGGGGCAGCTGTGAGTTCTGCGGGAAGCATTTTACCAACAGCAGCAACCTGACGGTGCACCGGCGCTCACACACTGGGGAGCGCCCCTACACCTGTGAGTTCTGCAACTACGCCTGCGCCCAGAGCAGTAAGCTCAACCGCCACCGCCGCATGCACGGCATGACGCCTGGCAGCACCCGCTTCGAGTGCCCCCACTGCCATGTGCCCTTCGGCCTGCGAGCCACCCTGGACAAACACCTGCGGCAGAAGCATCCTGAGGCGGCCGGcgaggcctga
- the GEMIN7 gene encoding gem-associated protein 7 isoform X1: MSHHVYPCCPCLAQRLEDHLRPEVQDQPRQHTKTMQTPVNVPVPVLRLPRGPDGFSRGFAPDGRRAPLRPEVPEIQECPIAQESLESQEQRARAALRERYLRSLLAMVGHQVSFTLHEGVRVAAHFGATDLDVANFYVSQLQTPIGVQAEALLRCSDIISYTFKP, encoded by the exons atgagccaccatgtctatcCCTGTTGTCCTTGTTTGGCCCAgaggctggaagatcacttgaggccagaagttcaagaccagcctcggcaacata CCAAGACAATGCAAACTCCAGTGAACGTTCCCGTGCCTGTGCTCCGGCTGCCCCGGGGCCCTGATGGCTTCAGCCGTGGCTTTGCCCCTGACGGACGCAGAGCCCCCTTGAGGCCAGAGGTTCCTGAAATCCAGGAGTGTCCCATAGCTCAAGAATCCCTGGAATCCCAGGAGCAGCGGGCACGAGCCGCCCTTCGGGAGCGTTACCTCCGCAGCCTGCTGGCCATGGTGGGTCATCAGGTGAGCTTCACGTTGCACGAGGGTGTGCGTGTGGCCGCCCACTTTGGAGCCACCGACCTGGATGTGGCCAACTTCTACGTGTCACAGCTGCAGACTCCCATAGGTGTGCAAGCAGAGGCGCTGCTCCGATGTAGTGACATTATTTCATATACCTTCAAGCCATAA
- the GEMIN7 gene encoding gem-associated protein 7 isoform X2, protein MQTPVNVPVPVLRLPRGPDGFSRGFAPDGRRAPLRPEVPEIQECPIAQESLESQEQRARAALRERYLRSLLAMVGHQVSFTLHEGVRVAAHFGATDLDVANFYVSQLQTPIGVQAEALLRCSDIISYTFKP, encoded by the coding sequence ATGCAAACTCCAGTGAACGTTCCCGTGCCTGTGCTCCGGCTGCCCCGGGGCCCTGATGGCTTCAGCCGTGGCTTTGCCCCTGACGGACGCAGAGCCCCCTTGAGGCCAGAGGTTCCTGAAATCCAGGAGTGTCCCATAGCTCAAGAATCCCTGGAATCCCAGGAGCAGCGGGCACGAGCCGCCCTTCGGGAGCGTTACCTCCGCAGCCTGCTGGCCATGGTGGGTCATCAGGTGAGCTTCACGTTGCACGAGGGTGTGCGTGTGGCCGCCCACTTTGGAGCCACCGACCTGGATGTGGCCAACTTCTACGTGTCACAGCTGCAGACTCCCATAGGTGTGCAAGCAGAGGCGCTGCTCCGATGTAGTGACATTATTTCATATACCTTCAAGCCATAA